A single genomic interval of Thermotoga sp. Mc24 harbors:
- the xynA gene encoding endo-1,4-beta-xylanase XynA: MQVRKRRGLLDVSTAVLVGILAGFLGVVLAASGVLSFGKEASSKGDFSLETVLALSFEGTTEGVVPFGKDVVLTASQDVAADGEYSLKVENRTSPWDGVEIDLTGKVKSGADYLLSFQVYQSSDAPQLFNVVARTEDEKGERYDVILDKVVVSDHWKEILVPFSPTFEGTPAKYSLIIVASKNTNFNFYLDKVQVLAPKESGPKVIYETSFENGVGDWQPRGDVNIEASSEVAHSGKSSLFISNRQKGWQGAQINLKGILKTGKTYAFEAWVYQNSGQDQTIIMTMQRKYSSDASTQYEWIKSATVPSGQWVQLSGTYTIPAGVTVEDLTLYFESQNPTLEFYVDDVKIVDTTSAEIKIEMEPEKEIPALKEVLKDYFKVGVALPSKVFLNPKDIELITKHFNSITAENEMKPESLLAGIENGKLKFRFETADKYIQFVEENGMVIRGHTLVWHNQTPDWFFKDENGNLLSKEAMTERLKEYIHTVVGHFKGKVYAWDVVNEAVDPNQPDGMRRSTWYQIMGPDYIELAFKFAREADPDAKLFYNDYNTFEPKKRDIIYNLVKDLKEKGLIDGIGMQCHISLATDIKQIEEAIKKFSTIPGIEIHITELDMSVYRDSNSNYPEAPRTALIEQAHKMMQLFEIFKKYSNVITNVTFWGLKDDYSWIATRRNDWPLIFDKDHQAKLAYWAIVAPEVLPSLPKESRISEGEAVVVGMMDDSYMMSKPIEILDEEGNVKATIRAVWKDSTIYIYGEVQDKTKKPAEDGVAIFINPNNERTPYLQPDDTYVVLWTNWKTEVNREDVQVKKFVGPGFRRYSFEMSITLPDVEFKKDSHIGFDASVIDDGKWYSWSDTTNSQKTNTMNYGTLKLEGIMVATAKYGTPVIDGEIDEIWNTTEEIETKAVAMGSLDKNATAKVRMLWDENYLYVLAIVKDPVLNKDNSNPWEQDSVEIFVDENNHKTGYYEDDDAQFRVNYMNEQTFGTGGSAARFVTAVKLIEGGYIVEAAIKWKTIKPTPNTVIGFNVQVNDANEKGQRVGIISWSDPTNNSWQDPSKFGNLRLVK, translated from the coding sequence ATGCAAGTCAGGAAGAGACGGGGTCTTCTGGATGTTTCAACCGCCGTACTGGTGGGGATTTTAGCGGGTTTTCTCGGTGTCGTACTGGCAGCATCGGGTGTTCTGAGTTTCGGGAAAGAAGCCTCCTCTAAGGGAGATTTTTCTCTCGAAACAGTTCTTGCTTTGAGTTTTGAAGGAACAACAGAAGGTGTGGTCCCATTTGGAAAAGACGTTGTTCTCACAGCTTCTCAGGATGTAGCAGCAGATGGTGAGTACTCTCTAAAGGTCGAGAACAGAACCTCCCCATGGGATGGGGTAGAAATCGACCTGACCGGAAAGGTAAAATCCGGAGCAGATTACCTTCTTTCCTTCCAGGTCTATCAATCTTCTGATGCTCCACAGCTGTTCAACGTAGTCGCGAGAACAGAAGATGAGAAGGGAGAGAGGTACGACGTCATACTCGACAAGGTTGTCGTATCAGATCACTGGAAAGAGATCTTAGTACCGTTCTCACCCACGTTCGAAGGCACACCCGCAAAATATTCTCTCATCATTGTAGCGTCTAAAAACACGAATTTCAATTTCTACCTTGACAAGGTTCAGGTACTTGCTCCAAAAGAATCGGGCCCAAAGGTCATCTACGAAACATCCTTTGAAAACGGTGTTGGAGACTGGCAGCCCAGAGGAGACGTGAACATCGAAGCTTCATCTGAAGTGGCACATTCAGGTAAGAGTTCGCTCTTTATCTCCAACAGGCAGAAGGGCTGGCAGGGTGCCCAGATCAACTTGAAAGGAATCCTGAAAACAGGAAAAACCTACGCTTTTGAAGCCTGGGTCTATCAGAACTCCGGTCAAGATCAGACGATCATCATGACAATGCAGAGAAAGTACTCATCCGACGCGAGCACACAGTACGAATGGATAAAATCAGCCACTGTACCATCTGGTCAGTGGGTGCAGCTTTCTGGAACGTACACAATCCCGGCCGGAGTTACCGTGGAAGATCTCACGCTTTACTTCGAATCTCAAAATCCAACTCTCGAGTTCTACGTAGACGACGTGAAGATAGTGGATACAACTTCCGCAGAGATAAAGATTGAAATGGAACCTGAAAAAGAGATACCTGCTCTGAAAGAAGTACTAAAAGACTACTTCAAAGTCGGAGTTGCACTGCCGTCCAAGGTCTTCCTCAACCCGAAGGACATAGAACTCATCACGAAACACTTCAACAGCATCACCGCAGAAAACGAGATGAAACCAGAGAGCCTGCTCGCGGGCATCGAAAACGGTAAGCTGAAGTTCAGGTTTGAAACAGCAGACAAATACATTCAGTTCGTCGAGGAAAACGGCATGGTTATAAGAGGTCACACACTGGTGTGGCACAACCAGACACCCGACTGGTTCTTCAAAGACGAAAACGGAAACCTCCTCTCAAAAGAGGCCATGACAGAAAGACTCAAAGAATACATCCACACCGTTGTCGGACACTTCAAAGGAAAGGTCTACGCATGGGACGTGGTGAACGAAGCGGTCGATCCGAATCAACCGGATGGGATGAGAAGATCCACGTGGTACCAGATCATGGGACCTGACTACATAGAACTCGCCTTCAAATTCGCAAGAGAAGCAGATCCGGATGCAAAACTCTTCTACAACGACTACAACACGTTCGAACCCAAAAAGAGAGATATCATCTACAATCTTGTGAAGGATCTCAAAGAGAAGGGGCTCATCGATGGGATAGGGATGCAGTGTCACATCAGTCTTGCAACGGACATCAAGCAGATCGAAGAGGCCATCAAAAAGTTCAGCACCATACCAGGTATCGAAATTCATATCACGGAACTCGATATGAGCGTCTACAGAGATTCCAACTCCAACTACCCGGAGGCCCCGAGGACAGCACTCATCGAGCAGGCTCACAAGATGATGCAGCTCTTTGAGATCTTCAAAAAGTACAGCAACGTGATCACGAACGTCACGTTCTGGGGCCTCAAGGATGACTACTCCTGGATAGCAACAAGGAGAAACGATTGGCCGCTCATCTTCGACAAAGATCACCAGGCGAAACTCGCCTACTGGGCGATAGTGGCACCTGAAGTGCTGCCATCTCTTCCAAAAGAAAGCAGGATCTCCGAAGGCGAGGCTGTGGTAGTGGGAATGATGGACGACTCGTACATGATGTCGAAGCCGATAGAAATCCTCGACGAAGAAGGGAACGTGAAGGCGACGATCAGGGCGGTGTGGAAGGACAGCACGATCTACATCTACGGAGAGGTACAGGACAAAACGAAGAAACCGGCAGAAGATGGAGTGGCCATCTTTATCAATCCGAACAACGAAAGAACACCCTATTTGCAGCCTGACGACACCTACGTAGTACTGTGGACGAACTGGAAGACAGAAGTCAACAGAGAAGACGTACAGGTGAAGAAATTCGTTGGGCCTGGCTTTAGAAGATACAGCTTCGAGATGTCGATCACACTGCCGGATGTAGAGTTCAAGAAAGACAGCCACATAGGATTCGACGCTTCAGTGATAGACGACGGCAAGTGGTACAGCTGGAGCGACACGACGAACAGCCAGAAGACGAACACGATGAACTACGGAACACTGAAGCTCGAAGGAATAATGGTAGCGACAGCAAAATACGGAACACCGGTCATCGATGGAGAGATCGATGAGATCTGGAACACGACAGAGGAGATAGAGACGAAAGCGGTGGCTATGGGATCGCTTGACAAGAATGCGACAGCAAAAGTGAGAATGCTTTGGGACGAGAACTACCTGTACGTACTTGCGATCGTGAAAGACCCCGTTCTGAACAAAGACAACAGCAACCCGTGGGAGCAGGATTCCGTGGAGATCTTCGTGGATGAGAACAACCACAAGACAGGATACTACGAAGACGACGATGCGCAGTTCAGGGTGAACTACATGAACGAGCAGACGTTTGGAACGGGAGGAAGTGCTGCAAGGTTTGTGACGGCGGTGAAGCTGATCGAAGGAGGATACATAGTTGAGGCAGCGATCAAGTGGAAGACGATCAAGCCAACACCGAACACGGTGATAGGTTTCAACGTCCAGGTGAACGATGCGAACGAGAAGGGCCAGAGGGTCGGTATCATCTCCTGGAGCGATCCCACAAACAACAGCTGGCAAGATCCTTCAAAGTTCGGAAATCTGAGATTGGTGAAGTGA
- a CDS encoding ABC transporter permease has protein sequence MLAYIAKRVLYAIPLLFVISIVSFIIIELPPGDYLTTYVMTLRQSGETIDQAALEVLKKRYGLDKPVIVRYFYWIGNIITKGDFGYSFMWEKPVSDLLNQRVWWTILISILSTVFAWVFGFLIGVYSGTHQYSIGDYVFTVLGYIGLATPNFLLALILLWFMFVTTGVSLGGLFSPEYAVAPWSWAKFVDLLRHIWIPVVVLGTGSMAGLIRVLRANLLDEINKPYVVAARARGVPERELVWKYPLRVAVIPFASTAGWALPQIVSGAVVTGIVLNLPTVGTLLLDALTSQDMYLAGSLVLILSVFTIIGTLISDILLAWLDPRIRFE, from the coding sequence GTGCTCGCTTATATAGCAAAACGAGTTCTCTACGCCATTCCTTTGTTGTTCGTTATCTCTATTGTTTCTTTCATCATCATCGAACTTCCTCCAGGAGACTATCTCACCACATATGTTATGACGCTCAGGCAAAGTGGAGAGACCATCGATCAGGCGGCTCTGGAAGTTCTGAAGAAAAGGTATGGTCTGGACAAACCAGTGATAGTCCGATACTTTTACTGGATCGGCAACATCATTACGAAAGGTGACTTCGGATACTCTTTCATGTGGGAAAAACCTGTCAGTGATTTGTTGAATCAGAGAGTCTGGTGGACAATACTGATATCCATTCTTTCAACGGTTTTTGCGTGGGTTTTCGGATTTTTGATAGGTGTGTATTCAGGTACGCATCAGTATTCTATTGGTGATTATGTTTTCACTGTTCTTGGTTATATAGGACTCGCCACACCTAATTTCCTCCTCGCTCTGATTCTTTTGTGGTTCATGTTTGTAACGACCGGTGTTAGCTTGGGTGGGCTCTTTTCTCCAGAATATGCCGTTGCTCCCTGGTCGTGGGCCAAATTTGTTGATCTCTTGAGGCACATCTGGATTCCTGTTGTTGTTTTGGGAACGGGAAGCATGGCCGGTCTCATAAGGGTTTTGAGAGCGAATCTCCTTGATGAAATAAACAAGCCTTATGTGGTTGCAGCGAGAGCAAGAGGGGTACCTGAGAGGGAGCTCGTCTGGAAATACCCGTTGAGAGTTGCCGTCATTCCTTTTGCTTCCACTGCTGGATGGGCACTTCCTCAGATAGTCTCGGGAGCAGTTGTAACGGGTATCGTTTTGAACCTTCCCACGGTTGGTACGCTTCTTCTTGACGCACTCACTTCCCAGGATATGTACCTTGCAGGGAGTCTCGTTTTGATACTGAGTGTCTTCACGATCATAGGAACTCTCATATCCGACATCTTACTTGCCTGGCTCGATCCCAGAATAAGATTCGAATGA
- a CDS encoding ABC transporter permease: MDKTEELYLASEWKLMWWRFKKNKLAVVGMVILGILYILGIFCEFFSPYDPNKIFSKYVYAPPQKIHFFHEGKFIGPFVYGYKIERDPETFRRIYKEDKTKIYKIKFFVHGDKYKLWNTWESDVHFFGVEEGTIFLFGTDRLGRDVFSRILYGARISTTIGLVGVFLSMVLGIIIGGISGYYGGKIDNFIQRTIEFLISIPTIPLWMALAAALPRYWSQIKVYFAITVILSLIGWTGLARVVRSKFLSLKDEDFVVAARLAGASEWRIIFKHMLPSLTSHLIASATLAIPGMILGETGLSFLGLGLRPPAISWGVLLQEAQNIRTVALYPWLLIPGLFVIVTVLCFNFVGDGLRDAADPYKT, translated from the coding sequence ATGGACAAAACAGAAGAACTGTATCTTGCTTCAGAATGGAAGTTGATGTGGTGGAGGTTCAAGAAAAACAAACTCGCAGTTGTTGGAATGGTGATCCTCGGAATACTCTACATTCTTGGTATTTTCTGCGAATTCTTCTCACCGTACGATCCGAATAAGATCTTTTCAAAGTACGTGTACGCTCCTCCACAGAAGATTCACTTCTTCCACGAAGGAAAATTCATCGGACCCTTCGTCTACGGCTACAAGATAGAAAGAGATCCAGAGACGTTCAGAAGGATCTACAAAGAAGATAAGACGAAGATATACAAAATAAAGTTCTTTGTTCACGGTGACAAATACAAACTCTGGAACACATGGGAATCCGACGTTCATTTTTTTGGAGTAGAAGAAGGTACTATCTTCCTTTTTGGAACTGACAGACTCGGAAGGGATGTCTTTTCCAGAATCCTTTACGGTGCCAGGATCTCCACCACAATAGGACTGGTAGGTGTTTTTCTCAGCATGGTTCTTGGGATCATCATAGGGGGCATATCTGGATACTACGGAGGAAAGATCGATAACTTCATCCAGAGAACTATAGAGTTTCTGATCAGTATTCCAACCATTCCTCTCTGGATGGCACTGGCTGCGGCGCTTCCAAGGTACTGGTCACAGATAAAGGTGTACTTTGCCATCACCGTGATCCTCTCATTGATAGGCTGGACAGGGCTTGCGAGAGTCGTGAGAAGTAAATTTCTCTCGCTCAAAGACGAAGACTTCGTTGTAGCTGCAAGGCTTGCTGGAGCTTCGGAATGGAGGATCATTTTCAAACACATGCTTCCATCTCTGACGAGTCATCTCATAGCGTCCGCTACACTTGCTATTCCCGGGATGATACTCGGTGAGACTGGCCTCAGCTTTCTGGGACTGGGACTCAGACCACCTGCGATCAGCTGGGGTGTTCTTCTACAGGAAGCACAGAACATAAGAACTGTCGCTCTCTATCCATGGCTTCTGATACCTGGTCTCTTTGTGATCGTCACTGTCCTCTGCTTCAACTTCGTCGGTGATGGTCTGAGAGACGCCGCTGACCCATACAAGACATGA
- a CDS encoding ABC transporter ATP-binding protein, producing the protein MEKVLEIRDLRVYFDLTEGTVKAVDGVSFDIRRGEILGLVGESGCGKSVTAQSILRILPGSARIVSGEIVFYRNGKTLDLAKLDPEGEEMRDIRGKDISMIFQEPMASFSPVYTVGAQMIEAILLHEKVSKEEARKRVVEMLKKVKIPNAEKVVDMYPFELSGGMLQRCMIAMAMSLNPTLLLADEPTTALDVTIQAQILYLMKELQKEYHSSILLITHDMGVVAQMADRVAVMYLGNIVETAEVFELFKNPLHPYTQALLRSIPKIGIRKTRLDTIKGMVPDPYNLPKGCRFHNRCEKFMKGLCDVKEPPEIEVTPSHKVKCFLYGGEKK; encoded by the coding sequence ATGGAAAAGGTTCTTGAAATAAGAGATTTAAGAGTTTATTTCGATCTCACTGAAGGAACAGTAAAAGCGGTTGATGGTGTTTCGTTTGATATTCGAAGGGGAGAAATACTGGGTCTTGTCGGTGAAAGTGGTTGTGGTAAGAGTGTAACGGCACAGTCTATCCTGAGAATTCTTCCAGGAAGTGCCCGTATAGTTAGCGGGGAGATCGTGTTTTACAGGAACGGAAAGACTTTGGATCTCGCAAAACTCGATCCCGAAGGTGAAGAAATGAGAGATATAAGAGGGAAGGATATATCGATGATTTTTCAGGAACCGATGGCCTCTTTTTCTCCTGTGTACACAGTTGGTGCGCAGATGATAGAAGCGATATTACTTCACGAGAAAGTTTCCAAGGAAGAAGCACGGAAGCGTGTTGTAGAGATGCTCAAAAAGGTGAAGATTCCGAACGCCGAGAAGGTAGTGGATATGTATCCTTTTGAACTCTCCGGTGGAATGCTTCAAAGATGTATGATCGCAATGGCTATGTCTCTGAATCCCACGTTGCTTTTAGCGGATGAACCCACGACTGCTCTGGATGTGACTATACAGGCACAAATTCTTTATCTAATGAAGGAACTTCAAAAGGAGTACCATTCTTCGATCCTTCTGATCACGCACGATATGGGGGTTGTGGCCCAGATGGCAGACAGAGTGGCTGTGATGTACCTCGGAAACATTGTGGAGACAGCGGAGGTCTTTGAACTTTTCAAGAATCCACTCCATCCTTACACACAGGCTTTGCTCAGGTCCATACCGAAGATTGGAATAAGGAAGACAAGACTCGATACCATAAAGGGCATGGTTCCAGATCCGTACAATCTTCCAAAGGGTTGCAGGTTCCACAACAGATGTGAGAAGTTCATGAAAGGATTGTGTGATGTGAAAGAACCTCCCGAGATTGAGGTAACACCCAGTCACAAAGTAAAGTGTTTTCTTTATGGAGGGGAAAAGAAATGA
- a CDS encoding ABC transporter ATP-binding protein, with the protein MKLLEVKGLKKYFPLTKGFFKKVVGYVRAVDDVSFDIKQGETLALVGESGCGKTTTAKSILRAIDPTDGDVILHVDGKDVNIAKLPRDELKPYRRYMQMIFQNPYTSLNPRMKVKEIVGEPLLVNGIAKGKELEDRVAELLKAVGLRPEYMIRYPHAFSGGQRQRIVIARAIALRPKLVVCDEPTSALDVSIRAQILNLLMDLQEEFSLTYLFITHDLSVVEHISDRVAVMYLGKIVELASTEEIFENPKHPYTETLLRSVPKPDPDLREELVPIEGEVPNPANPPSGCYFHPRCPYTKSICKEEYPEFRNLRTEDKPHYVACHFAESLKLRGVKITL; encoded by the coding sequence ATGAAATTATTAGAAGTGAAAGGACTGAAGAAGTACTTCCCGCTGACAAAGGGTTTTTTCAAGAAAGTGGTAGGTTACGTCAGAGCAGTGGACGATGTCAGTTTCGATATAAAACAGGGTGAAACTCTTGCACTGGTGGGAGAGAGTGGCTGTGGAAAAACAACCACCGCCAAAAGCATACTCAGAGCGATAGATCCCACAGATGGAGATGTCATTCTTCATGTGGATGGAAAAGACGTGAACATAGCGAAGCTCCCCAGAGATGAGCTGAAACCCTACAGAAGGTATATGCAGATGATCTTTCAGAATCCTTATACCTCTCTCAATCCAAGAATGAAGGTCAAGGAGATCGTTGGTGAACCGCTTTTGGTGAATGGTATAGCGAAAGGAAAAGAACTGGAAGATCGAGTGGCAGAGCTTTTGAAGGCGGTTGGATTGAGACCGGAGTATATGATAAGGTATCCGCACGCTTTCTCTGGCGGACAGAGACAGAGAATCGTTATAGCAAGAGCAATCGCTCTGAGGCCAAAACTGGTGGTGTGTGATGAACCGACATCTGCGCTGGATGTTTCTATAAGAGCACAGATACTGAACCTTCTGATGGATCTTCAGGAAGAGTTTTCTCTCACCTATCTCTTTATCACACACGACCTGAGCGTTGTGGAACACATATCTGATAGAGTTGCGGTGATGTACTTAGGAAAGATCGTGGAGCTTGCCAGCACCGAGGAGATATTCGAAAATCCAAAGCATCCATACACGGAGACGCTTTTGAGGTCCGTTCCAAAGCCTGATCCGGATTTGAGGGAAGAACTCGTTCCAATAGAAGGGGAGGTTCCAAATCCGGCGAATCCTCCATCAGGATGTTACTTCCATCCAAGATGCCCTTATACAAAAAGTATCTGTAAGGAAGAGTATCCCGAGTTCAGAAATCTTAGAACGGAAGACAAACCACATTACGTGGCCTGTCATTTCGCCGAAAGTTTGAAATTGAGAGGCGTGAAAATCACTTTGTGA
- a CDS encoding ABC transporter substrate-binding protein, protein MRRLFVLLSLVLLVVFVLAANDTWVFYATPEEYYKVTGKKITEYHESPMLAKLVKEGKLPPVEQRLPEEPLVVQPVEKVGQFGGTWRRVWKGPSDRWGISKLIEVKLAFWDKEGGELVPGLAKSWEVLENGRVYIFHLRKGVKWSDGAPYTAHDIVFWVNDIVGNDDITPSKPDWYNIGVKVEALDDYTVKFEFSKPYGLFLLKVPYGGFTGAPAHYLKQFHPKYTPMEEIEKKMVKGVHNTWVDLFNDKNDFLENTELPTLSPWKPITDPTEQFYILERNPYFWAVDIEGNQLPYIDYVRHEYVKNDEVILLKAISGEIDMQWRHIGGLGAGAGNFTLLMENAQSGGYRVLKWIAANGSASRISLNYAHSDEVMRKVFNDVRFRQALSLAVNREEINEILFNGLAEPRQASLVSGSPYFDSEWEKAYAEYDPDRANKLLDEMGLKWDNKHEYRLLPDGRPLRFTITVTGQFHVDVWTMVKEYWKQIGVWVEIENVERSLFYERADAGDFDAMVWNMDRAAQPLSSPMVIFPGSEDIADFWYIGWSDWISYYIDKNIRGVEPEEVPEGSEPPEVVYRLVDLYYQIASTPNPDKIKELMAEATKIHRENLWMIGTVGEDLSPAIAKNNFRNVPEFLVTDDVLRTPLNAMPMQFFIEQK, encoded by the coding sequence GTGAGAAGGTTGTTTGTCTTGTTGTCACTTGTGCTCTTGGTTGTTTTTGTTCTTGCTGCCAACGACACATGGGTCTTTTACGCAACACCGGAGGAGTACTACAAGGTTACAGGAAAAAAGATTACTGAGTACCACGAATCACCGATGCTTGCCAAACTCGTCAAAGAAGGAAAACTTCCACCCGTTGAGCAGAGGCTCCCGGAGGAACCGCTCGTGGTTCAGCCTGTTGAGAAAGTTGGACAGTTCGGTGGTACCTGGAGAAGGGTCTGGAAAGGGCCTTCTGACAGGTGGGGCATTTCCAAGCTCATCGAAGTGAAACTCGCGTTCTGGGACAAAGAGGGTGGAGAGCTCGTTCCGGGGCTCGCAAAGAGCTGGGAAGTTCTGGAAAACGGAAGGGTATACATCTTCCATTTGAGAAAGGGTGTGAAGTGGTCTGATGGAGCACCGTACACGGCCCACGATATTGTGTTCTGGGTTAATGACATCGTAGGAAACGACGATATCACACCTTCGAAACCCGACTGGTACAACATTGGCGTGAAAGTCGAGGCGCTCGACGACTACACGGTGAAGTTTGAATTCAGCAAGCCTTACGGATTGTTCCTTCTGAAAGTTCCATACGGTGGATTTACCGGAGCACCAGCACACTATCTGAAACAGTTCCATCCAAAGTACACACCGATGGAAGAAATAGAGAAGAAGATGGTAAAGGGCGTGCACAACACCTGGGTGGACCTCTTCAACGATAAAAACGACTTCCTTGAAAACACCGAGCTTCCAACACTCTCACCGTGGAAGCCTATCACCGATCCAACGGAGCAGTTCTACATACTCGAGAGGAACCCGTACTTCTGGGCGGTTGATATCGAAGGTAACCAGCTTCCGTACATCGATTATGTGCGGCACGAATACGTCAAGAACGACGAAGTCATACTCCTGAAGGCGATCTCCGGTGAAATCGATATGCAGTGGAGACACATCGGGGGACTGGGAGCGGGAGCAGGAAACTTCACACTGCTCATGGAGAACGCCCAGAGTGGAGGATACAGGGTGCTGAAATGGATCGCTGCGAACGGTTCTGCCAGCAGAATCTCACTGAACTACGCTCACTCCGACGAGGTGATGAGGAAAGTCTTCAACGATGTGAGGTTCAGACAGGCTCTTTCACTCGCTGTCAACAGGGAAGAAATCAACGAGATCCTCTTCAACGGTCTCGCTGAGCCGAGGCAGGCATCTCTCGTGAGTGGATCCCCGTACTTCGATTCCGAATGGGAAAAAGCGTACGCAGAGTACGATCCAGACAGGGCGAACAAACTTCTCGATGAGATGGGATTGAAGTGGGATAACAAGCACGAGTACAGACTCTTACCGGATGGTAGACCGCTCCGATTCACAATCACCGTGACCGGACAGTTCCATGTTGACGTCTGGACGATGGTAAAAGAATACTGGAAGCAAATAGGTGTCTGGGTAGAAATCGAGAACGTTGAAAGGTCTCTCTTCTACGAAAGAGCCGATGCTGGTGACTTCGATGCGATGGTGTGGAACATGGATAGGGCCGCTCAACCACTCTCTTCACCGATGGTTATCTTCCCGGGTTCCGAGGACATAGCAGACTTCTGGTACATAGGATGGAGTGACTGGATCTCGTACTACATCGACAAGAACATAAGAGGCGTGGAACCCGAAGAAGTACCCGAAGGATCTGAACCACCAGAAGTAGTCTACAGACTTGTCGATCTGTACTACCAGATAGCCTCCACGCCGAATCCCGATAAAATCAAAGAGCTCATGGCAGAAGCGACGAAGATCCATAGAGAAAATCTCTGGATGATAGGAACCGTCGGAGAGGACCTTTCGCCTGCCATAGCGAAGAACAACTTCAGAAACGTACCGGAATTCCTCGTAACGGACGATGTGTTGAGAACGCCTCTGAATGCCATGCCGATGCAGTTCTTCATCGAACAGAAATGA